A single window of Paraburkholderia youngii DNA harbors:
- a CDS encoding ABC transporter ATP-binding protein: MRNVSQQRNGSSRVADGNHVVFSQVEKSYDGSTQVVKSLSLAVRRGEFLTLLGPSGSGKTTTLMMLAGFEAPTAGTISIDGVNLTTTPPHRRGIGMVFQNYALFPHMSIADNVAFPLAARKVPKDQIAKKVATALEMVKMHAFASRRPAQLSGGQQQRIALARALVFEPTLVLMDEPLGALDKQLREHMQTEIKHLHKMLGVTVVYVTHDQDEALAMSDRVAIFNNGIIEQIGPPTEIYESPNTEFVSRFVGDNNLLDSVVRECYASADGDFRAKVTHGECQFEARTAKPLPSGSRVSLVLRPERVVIASHETAFENRVNSEIIESTYYGDHVRLTCKIPSGNEISVKIANTSSLGSLRSGQTLPIGWRSVDSRALLAAGGPT; this comes from the coding sequence ATGCGAAACGTTTCCCAGCAACGAAATGGAAGTTCGAGAGTGGCCGACGGGAACCACGTCGTATTCTCGCAGGTAGAAAAGAGCTACGACGGGAGCACCCAAGTGGTGAAATCGCTCTCCCTTGCGGTCAGGCGGGGTGAGTTTCTGACCCTGCTTGGCCCGTCGGGATCCGGCAAAACAACAACCTTGATGATGCTGGCGGGTTTTGAGGCGCCGACTGCTGGGACGATTAGCATCGACGGTGTGAATCTGACAACGACGCCGCCGCATAGACGGGGCATTGGCATGGTCTTCCAGAACTATGCGCTGTTTCCTCATATGTCGATCGCAGACAACGTGGCCTTTCCACTTGCAGCGAGAAAGGTTCCCAAAGACCAGATCGCGAAAAAAGTAGCAACGGCGTTGGAAATGGTGAAGATGCATGCATTCGCTTCCCGTCGGCCGGCTCAGCTCTCTGGCGGCCAGCAGCAGCGGATCGCGCTGGCCCGTGCCTTGGTCTTCGAGCCCACCTTGGTGCTGATGGACGAGCCTCTTGGTGCTCTGGATAAACAGCTTCGCGAGCACATGCAAACGGAAATCAAGCATCTGCACAAGATGCTTGGCGTGACGGTGGTCTATGTCACCCACGATCAGGATGAAGCGCTGGCCATGTCTGACCGGGTCGCAATCTTCAACAATGGAATCATAGAACAGATCGGTCCGCCGACCGAGATTTATGAATCCCCAAACACCGAGTTTGTGTCGCGGTTCGTTGGCGACAACAATCTGCTGGACAGTGTCGTACGCGAATGTTACGCGTCGGCGGACGGCGACTTCCGCGCAAAAGTCACTCACGGAGAGTGCCAGTTTGAGGCACGCACTGCAAAGCCGCTGCCGTCGGGGTCGCGCGTGTCTCTGGTGTTGCGTCCCGAGCGCGTAGTGATTGCCTCGCACGAAACGGCGTTCGAGAACCGTGTGAACTCGGAGATCATTGAGTCGACCTACTATGGCGATCACGTCAGACTGACATGCAAGATTCCGAGCGGCAACGAAATTTCAGTGAAAATCGCGAACACGTCCAGCCTCGGATCTCTTCGCTCAGGACAGACGCTACCCATCGGCTGGCGCTCAGTTGACAGCCGCGCGCTGTTGGCTGCGGGAGGCCCGACATGA